In one Candidatus Ozemobacteraceae bacterium genomic region, the following are encoded:
- a CDS encoding clostripain-related cysteine peptidase, with protein sequence MASIFKTICGRIPVVLLLAFWLAASCTPGEAASQRPARRTAVASATRETATPSAVKDWTFLVFMAADNNLEAGGELDMNEMEAVGSNENINIVVQLDRNGKYSQESEMKWSGCRRYFIKKDTQPKKVTSPMLEDLGPIDTATPESLLNFVKWAKQRYPAKRYALILWNHGTGWKEIQPDISPSIMTPHGATGDNPFDTISYNISYDDTSGTSMDIPTLGKTLIKVKDILGKPIDLLGFDACLMQMLEVAHESSASALFQVASTDLEPERGWPYDAFLKKLAAAPDMDGRRLGTAIVDTYKASYQMGSQGNTAVTLSLLDLSKVDDVTNKLNSFVTAVKSGIREIDRIEQAREAALKFVYKDYIDLGHYLAILSKTVETPSIKAAAKQLLATLTGEGGLIVRHGAAGDKYKDATGICIFLPDRNGFRTYKNRYKLLSLSSHSGWYKLLEELETPSLPYIKLQEVVLEDENRDGRFAAGEAVKTHLVLRNFGREQVAKLNVSVQTTSSLLDKTEYAMSLTSAPAPGKQATVSGPVFTISPSAPVDSEIVITVTVSGDKSPPSTFRSTFYVKAAFQTGSHVLLAFTDAFSPATPVLQAMFRDGNITFDPWDRMLDGALKPDVLRRYADGWVFVSVQDSSDQQQLSAEEVEALAGYLKLGGRLVLSGQDLAFSLRDTPFLKDFCKIGFVQDDTNVHVITGSASSFKGQTYQIFGGDGANNQKWPDEIDPLTGAQTVMKFDSAARDRANDRDMNGPDLKPSSPTRGIKSSGAAAVQVNDGYRLMFFSFGIEAINDQSQRNAVLKAIATYMTPSLDAQVRDLAGAASRRPARQRSSNSRQYLDDVDLLSNLEKSITRRAAKELERHPETGASLMRTIDGLSPSQRESVSDLEKQLRSLLEFQRQHGTLTNR encoded by the coding sequence GTGGCATCCATCTTCAAAACCATCTGCGGCAGAATTCCCGTCGTTCTCCTTCTCGCGTTCTGGTTGGCCGCATCGTGTACCCCCGGCGAAGCTGCCTCTCAACGACCTGCACGGAGAACCGCCGTCGCATCTGCCACGCGCGAAACAGCCACCCCCTCGGCCGTCAAAGACTGGACCTTTCTCGTGTTCATGGCTGCCGACAACAACCTCGAAGCCGGCGGCGAGCTCGATATGAACGAGATGGAAGCGGTCGGTTCGAACGAGAACATCAATATCGTCGTCCAGCTCGACCGGAACGGCAAGTATTCGCAGGAGTCCGAGATGAAATGGTCCGGCTGCCGGCGCTATTTCATCAAGAAAGACACGCAGCCGAAAAAAGTAACTTCCCCGATGCTCGAAGACTTGGGGCCAATCGACACGGCAACCCCCGAGTCGCTTCTCAACTTCGTGAAATGGGCAAAACAGCGGTATCCCGCAAAACGGTATGCCCTCATTCTCTGGAACCACGGCACGGGATGGAAGGAAATCCAGCCCGACATCTCGCCCTCGATCATGACGCCGCACGGCGCAACCGGGGACAACCCCTTCGACACGATTTCCTACAATATCTCCTACGATGACACGTCAGGCACCTCGATGGACATCCCGACTCTCGGGAAAACACTGATCAAGGTGAAGGACATCCTCGGGAAGCCCATCGATCTGCTCGGCTTTGACGCCTGCCTGATGCAGATGCTGGAAGTGGCGCACGAATCCTCCGCCTCGGCGCTGTTCCAGGTGGCTTCGACCGATCTCGAGCCCGAGCGCGGCTGGCCCTACGACGCCTTTCTCAAGAAACTCGCCGCCGCCCCCGATATGGACGGTCGCAGACTCGGCACGGCCATCGTCGACACGTACAAGGCCTCCTATCAGATGGGCTCTCAGGGGAACACGGCCGTCACCCTTTCGCTGCTCGACCTGTCAAAGGTCGATGACGTCACAAATAAGCTCAATTCGTTCGTAACGGCCGTCAAATCCGGCATTCGCGAGATCGACCGGATCGAACAGGCCCGGGAAGCCGCCCTCAAGTTCGTCTACAAGGACTACATCGACCTGGGGCATTATCTCGCGATCCTGAGTAAAACCGTGGAAACACCGTCGATCAAGGCGGCTGCGAAACAGCTCCTGGCAACCCTGACGGGGGAAGGCGGGCTGATCGTACGCCACGGTGCGGCCGGCGACAAATACAAGGACGCTACGGGAATCTGCATTTTCCTTCCTGACCGCAACGGTTTCCGGACGTACAAAAACCGGTACAAACTGCTGAGTCTTTCTTCCCATAGCGGGTGGTATAAGCTGTTAGAGGAGCTCGAAACCCCCTCCCTTCCGTACATCAAGCTGCAGGAAGTCGTGCTCGAAGACGAGAACCGCGACGGTCGGTTTGCCGCCGGCGAAGCGGTGAAAACGCACCTGGTTCTGCGAAACTTCGGCCGGGAGCAGGTCGCGAAGCTGAACGTCTCGGTTCAGACGACGAGCAGCCTGCTCGACAAGACCGAGTATGCGATGTCGCTCACCTCGGCGCCGGCGCCGGGCAAGCAGGCCACCGTTTCCGGACCCGTTTTCACGATCTCGCCCTCGGCGCCGGTCGACAGCGAAATCGTCATCACCGTTACGGTGTCGGGCGACAAGAGTCCCCCCTCGACGTTCCGCTCGACCTTCTACGTGAAGGCGGCGTTCCAGACCGGCAGTCACGTGCTTCTCGCCTTCACCGACGCGTTTTCGCCCGCAACGCCCGTTCTCCAAGCGATGTTTCGCGACGGGAACATCACCTTCGACCCATGGGACCGCATGCTCGACGGGGCCCTCAAGCCCGACGTGCTGAGGCGGTACGCCGACGGCTGGGTGTTCGTCTCAGTCCAGGACTCCTCCGACCAGCAGCAGTTGTCGGCCGAGGAAGTCGAGGCGCTCGCCGGGTATCTCAAGCTCGGCGGCCGGCTCGTGCTCAGCGGCCAGGATCTCGCATTCTCGCTCCGCGACACGCCGTTCCTGAAAGACTTCTGCAAGATCGGCTTCGTCCAGGACGACACGAACGTCCATGTGATCACCGGCTCAGCCAGCAGTTTCAAGGGCCAGACCTATCAGATCTTCGGCGGCGACGGCGCGAACAACCAGAAGTGGCCCGACGAGATCGATCCGCTGACCGGCGCCCAGACCGTGATGAAGTTCGACAGCGCCGCCCGCGACCGCGCCAACGACCGCGACATGAACGGCCCGGACCTCAAACCCAGTTCCCCCACCCGCGGCATCAAGTCGTCGGGTGCGGCGGCCGTTCAGGTCAACGACGGGTACCGGCTGATGTTCTTCTCGTTCGGCATCGAGGCGATCAACGACCAAAGCCAGCGAAACGCTGTGCTGAAGGCAATCGCGACGTATATGACCCCATCTCTCGACGCACAGGTTCGCGACCTCGCGGGGGCGGCGTCCCGGCGGCCCGCCCGACAGCGCAGTTCCAACTCTCGTCAGTATCTCGACGACGTCGATCTGCTCTCGAATCTCGAGAAATCGATCACGCGGCGCGCCGCCAAAGAACTGGAGCGGCATCCCGAAACGGGAGCATCTCTCATGCGGACGATCGACGGTCTTTCCCCGTCACAGCGCGAAAGCGTCTCGGATCTCGAAAAACAGTTGCGCTCCCTCTTGGAATTCCAACGCCAACATGGTACCTTGACGAACCGGTAA
- a CDS encoding HEAT repeat domain-containing protein, with the protein MPEANELWKRGLVLIKSCTRRLIGFLHHQDAHVREEAARALGRTGDSEAVVPLIEALRRQPHDDSLSGALAEIGDSSAVEPLLAALRDAEREARPNIVAALGAFHDARVTAALNAGLADTDPNIRFQCATALGKTKDPSSISPLLGCLGEANEWIFLSVVDALARIGDHRATNPLTAFFLKEPNERKRSALITAIGQLRDLTAVPTLSRALRDPDERVKANAIESLRRLELPREKLLSLIQPFLKHANHRVRGNAIIAVALAGAMDLTPLLDEMRDDPDKWVRSTLGYVLSMFPHPRALPLLVELLRDEDGDVRKNAARALSARAEEADLELLLKLLGDAASFVRLHAVAALGRLRSAPAVPMLAKLFASERNFKIRSAVISALGEIGDASAVPVLEKALKDRDSRVRANAVEALEAVLGEGGALMLKPLLQDPDNRTRANAAKALFRIGEVGVLFQLERMLGDPENTVRISAAYAVGEIGRALRDIDRIPLSTPLKQALAGVRLPDAQALRPEKIAIPAAGQPAPPPSVAKDGAGKEVMRERFMAAYKAGRIDEATEQVQAYLAVYPHDLMANFFAGNLYQQQGKFDLAIPFYRKTVEIDPFHIQGYANLGLCCHRCNRVQEAVHYFRQALKIQPDLSTLHFNLANLLLKEQQWEDAIKHFEEGRKRQPASPKILANLGFAYQKTGQYEKALAVYEEASKADAHDPGLHYNWALILARQGRKDQARDVLKKALAATPAGAPGERNLRDLLERLKG; encoded by the coding sequence ATGCCTGAAGCAAACGAATTATGGAAACGCGGCCTGGTTCTGATCAAGTCATGCACTCGCCGGCTGATCGGTTTTTTGCATCATCAGGATGCCCACGTCCGAGAAGAGGCGGCGAGGGCACTCGGCAGAACGGGAGATTCGGAAGCCGTCGTTCCGCTGATCGAGGCTCTGCGTCGGCAGCCGCACGATGATTCGCTGTCGGGCGCTCTTGCCGAAATCGGCGATTCGTCGGCTGTCGAACCCCTTCTTGCGGCGCTCCGCGATGCCGAACGCGAGGCGAGGCCGAATATCGTGGCCGCGCTCGGCGCGTTTCACGATGCCAGGGTCACGGCGGCCCTCAACGCGGGACTTGCGGACACGGATCCGAATATCCGGTTCCAATGCGCAACGGCGCTCGGAAAGACCAAGGATCCTTCGTCCATTTCCCCTCTCTTGGGATGCCTGGGAGAGGCGAACGAATGGATCTTCCTGAGTGTCGTCGATGCCCTTGCCCGGATCGGCGACCACCGCGCGACCAACCCGCTCACCGCATTTTTCCTCAAGGAACCGAACGAGCGGAAACGCTCGGCGCTGATTACGGCGATCGGCCAGCTCCGAGACCTGACGGCCGTTCCCACCCTTTCCCGGGCGTTACGCGACCCCGATGAGCGCGTCAAGGCGAACGCGATCGAAAGTCTTCGCAGGCTGGAACTGCCGAGGGAAAAACTGCTCTCGCTGATTCAGCCGTTCCTCAAGCACGCGAATCACCGCGTTCGCGGCAATGCGATCATCGCCGTGGCCCTGGCCGGCGCGATGGATCTGACGCCCCTTCTCGACGAAATGCGGGACGACCCCGACAAGTGGGTTCGCTCGACGCTCGGTTACGTGCTGTCGATGTTCCCGCACCCGCGGGCTCTTCCGCTCCTGGTCGAACTTCTCCGAGACGAGGACGGCGACGTCAGGAAGAACGCCGCGCGGGCCTTGTCCGCCCGGGCCGAAGAGGCCGATCTTGAGCTGCTTCTGAAGCTCCTTGGCGATGCGGCATCCTTTGTCCGGTTGCACGCCGTCGCCGCCTTGGGCCGACTTCGTTCCGCGCCTGCCGTCCCGATGCTCGCGAAGCTGTTCGCATCGGAGCGGAATTTCAAGATCCGGTCGGCCGTCATATCGGCCCTCGGGGAGATCGGCGACGCGTCGGCGGTTCCCGTGCTCGAAAAGGCCCTGAAAGACAGGGACTCTCGCGTGCGTGCAAACGCCGTCGAGGCGCTCGAGGCGGTCCTCGGGGAAGGGGGCGCGTTGATGCTGAAGCCTCTGTTACAGGATCCAGACAACCGGACGCGGGCAAACGCAGCGAAGGCGTTGTTCCGTATCGGCGAGGTCGGGGTCCTGTTTCAGCTCGAGCGGATGCTGGGTGATCCCGAGAACACCGTGAGGATTTCCGCTGCATACGCCGTCGGGGAAATTGGCAGGGCGCTCAGGGACATCGACAGGATCCCGCTCTCGACCCCCCTGAAACAGGCGCTTGCCGGTGTTCGGTTGCCTGATGCCCAAGCGTTGCGGCCGGAGAAGATCGCCATTCCGGCCGCCGGACAGCCGGCACCGCCGCCTTCCGTTGCGAAGGACGGCGCCGGAAAGGAAGTCATGCGTGAGCGGTTCATGGCTGCATACAAAGCCGGCCGAATCGACGAGGCGACGGAGCAGGTGCAGGCATATCTCGCCGTCTATCCGCACGATCTCATGGCCAATTTCTTTGCCGGAAACCTGTATCAGCAGCAGGGAAAATTCGACCTGGCGATTCCGTTCTATCGGAAGACGGTCGAGATCGATCCATTCCATATTCAAGGATATGCAAATCTCGGCCTCTGCTGCCATCGCTGCAACCGGGTGCAGGAGGCGGTCCATTATTTCCGGCAGGCCCTCAAAATCCAGCCCGATCTGTCGACGTTGCATTTCAACCTCGCGAATCTCCTCCTGAAGGAACAGCAGTGGGAGGATGCGATCAAGCATTTCGAGGAAGGTCGCAAGCGCCAGCCTGCCTCGCCGAAAATTCTCGCCAATCTCGGTTTCGCTTATCAGAAGACCGGCCAGTATGAGAAGGCGCTTGCCGTCTACGAAGAGGCGTCAAAGGCGGATGCGCACGATCCCGGCTTGCACTACAACTGGGCCCTCATCCTCGCCCGCCAGGGGCGGAAGGACCAGGCCCGTGACGTGCTGAAAAAGGCGCTGGCGGCCACCCCGGCCGGCGCCCCCGGCGAACGCAACCTGCGCGACCTGCTGGAACGCCTCAAAGGCTGA
- a CDS encoding metal ABC transporter permease: MIESLLAPFYRLIAFLPFESLQAGFMQRAVLEILLLTPLCALCGSLVVQYRMAFFSDAVAHSAFTGVALGLVLGIDPWLAVIVFGLGTGMAAIQLRRRGEMAMDTTLGVLFSSAVALGLAIISTRKGLAKTLPGFLYGDILAIGDRDVFLTGLLLAGTVAFLLRFYNQLVYTSLHEHLARISGIRTSWLETAFAALLALVVAFSIRAVGILLVTALLVIPSATARNVAGNLRRQVWCAILIALVSGLTGLAASLTWDMATGAAMILCASGCFLVSLLARPAIGK; encoded by the coding sequence ATGATTGAATCGCTCCTCGCCCCCTTCTACCGGCTCATCGCCTTCCTCCCGTTCGAGTCGCTTCAGGCGGGCTTCATGCAGCGCGCCGTCCTGGAGATCCTCCTGCTGACCCCGCTCTGCGCCCTCTGCGGCAGCCTCGTCGTCCAGTACCGCATGGCGTTTTTTTCCGACGCCGTCGCGCACTCGGCCTTCACCGGTGTCGCGCTCGGCCTCGTCCTCGGCATCGATCCCTGGCTTGCCGTCATCGTGTTCGGCCTCGGAACCGGCATGGCGGCCATCCAGTTGCGCCGTAGAGGCGAAATGGCGATGGATACCACGCTCGGCGTCCTGTTTTCAAGCGCTGTCGCCCTCGGTCTCGCCATCATCAGCACCCGGAAAGGCCTCGCCAAAACGCTTCCGGGCTTTCTCTACGGCGACATTCTCGCGATCGGCGACCGCGACGTTTTCCTGACGGGCCTCCTCCTCGCCGGAACCGTCGCGTTCCTGCTCAGATTCTACAATCAACTGGTCTACACGAGCTTACACGAGCATCTCGCGCGCATCAGCGGCATCAGAACCTCCTGGCTGGAAACGGCCTTCGCGGCCCTTCTCGCCCTCGTCGTCGCCTTCTCGATCCGCGCGGTCGGCATCCTGCTCGTCACCGCCCTGCTGGTCATTCCATCAGCCACCGCCCGGAATGTTGCCGGCAACCTGCGACGCCAAGTCTGGTGCGCCATCCTGATCGCCCTCGTCTCCGGGCTGACGGGTCTGGCGGCCTCTCTCACCTGGGATATGGCCACCGGCGCCGCGATGATTCTGTGCGCATCGGGCTGCTTCCTGGTCTCGCTTCTCGCGCGTCCGGCCATCGGAAAATAG
- a CDS encoding metal ABC transporter ATP-binding protein — MNPTPAIVLSGVSVTAGQNTILENIDAQIVRGCITALIGPNGAGKTTLLQAILGLRPYSGRIEFVTPEGKPHKPRIGYVPQSLEIDRQAAVTVLEFFAFEFQRRPVWVGITAKARENAVSALERLEAGHLLDRPLGRLSGGEMQRVLLAMALHRDPEILFLDEPVSGVDIAGGHLFCDVLESLSSRQNRTIVMVSHDLSVVSQHASHVLCLNRTIACQGEAPEVLTSENLLQIYGLHSGLYEHSPARHQACTHHHDHAHHEAGHD, encoded by the coding sequence ATGAATCCCACTCCAGCCATCGTTCTGTCCGGCGTCTCGGTAACCGCCGGCCAGAACACCATTCTCGAGAATATCGACGCGCAGATCGTGCGCGGCTGCATCACCGCCCTGATCGGGCCAAACGGCGCGGGCAAGACGACCCTGCTCCAGGCGATCCTCGGCCTGCGGCCGTATTCCGGACGGATTGAATTCGTCACGCCCGAAGGAAAGCCGCACAAGCCTCGCATCGGGTACGTTCCGCAAAGTCTGGAGATCGACCGGCAGGCGGCGGTCACGGTTCTCGAGTTCTTCGCCTTCGAATTCCAGCGACGCCCCGTCTGGGTCGGCATCACCGCAAAAGCCCGTGAAAACGCGGTGTCGGCGCTCGAGCGGCTCGAAGCCGGGCACCTCCTCGACCGGCCGCTCGGCCGGCTGTCCGGCGGCGAGATGCAGCGCGTTCTGCTGGCAATGGCCCTCCACCGGGACCCTGAAATCCTGTTCCTCGACGAACCGGTTTCCGGCGTCGATATCGCCGGCGGCCATCTGTTCTGCGATGTGCTCGAGTCGCTCAGTTCGCGCCAGAATCGCACGATCGTGATGGTCAGCCATGACCTGTCCGTCGTCTCCCAGCATGCGTCGCACGTGCTCTGCCTGAACCGCACGATCGCCTGCCAGGGCGAGGCCCCCGAGGTGCTCACCTCGGAAAACCTGCTCCAGATCTACGGGCTCCATTCAGGACTGTATGAGCACTCCCCGGCTCGTCACCAGGCCTGCACGCACCACCACGACCACGCGCACCACGAGGCCGGCCATGATTGA
- a CDS encoding metal ABC transporter substrate-binding protein, with the protein MTLFHGRPGLRQTLVFLIALLVVLAGSGLQSSAAQPSAAEPSVVCTVYPVYLIAKELASGTALRVKLLLPAELGCPHHYSLTPTDMAGLDRANLILANGLGFEPFLDRLSESGFAARIRHIAPASSALRSEHGDQPNPHLFTTPAGLSAMVDAAASALGDVVSSDSATLLRRNAENLRARLAEVGKEWAEAAGKLAGTPVVVTHSSLDYISSAINLDIVARFELDDEHQHSAHSRLGIEQAIRDRRPVAILTDALEASEEIEALGREHGIPVIALQTLTKGSDADAPNHLESAMKAISASLVPLASGASALR; encoded by the coding sequence ATGACCCTCTTCCACGGCCGGCCCGGATTACGACAGACTCTCGTTTTTCTCATCGCGCTGCTCGTGGTCCTGGCCGGCTCTGGTCTTCAATCTTCGGCCGCCCAGCCGTCCGCCGCCGAACCCAGCGTCGTCTGCACCGTGTATCCGGTGTATCTGATCGCGAAGGAACTCGCCTCGGGAACGGCGCTACGGGTGAAGCTGCTGCTGCCCGCCGAACTCGGCTGCCCCCATCACTACTCCCTGACGCCGACGGATATGGCGGGCCTGGACCGGGCGAACCTCATCCTCGCCAACGGTCTCGGGTTCGAGCCGTTCCTCGACCGGCTCTCGGAATCCGGCTTCGCCGCCCGCATTCGCCACATCGCTCCGGCCTCCTCCGCCCTGCGGTCGGAACACGGAGACCAGCCGAATCCCCATCTGTTCACGACGCCGGCCGGCCTATCGGCCATGGTCGACGCGGCCGCCAGCGCTCTCGGCGACGTGGTTTCGTCCGATTCGGCGACGCTTTTGCGCAGAAACGCGGAGAATCTCCGGGCCCGCCTGGCCGAAGTCGGGAAGGAATGGGCGGAGGCCGCCGGAAAGCTGGCGGGGACGCCGGTCGTCGTGACGCACAGCTCTCTTGATTATATATCTTCTGCAATAAATCTTGACATCGTCGCCCGGTTCGAGCTCGACGACGAGCATCAGCACTCGGCCCATTCGCGGCTCGGAATCGAGCAGGCGATCCGCGACCGGCGACCGGTCGCGATCCTCACCGACGCCCTCGAGGCGTCGGAGGAGATCGAAGCCCTCGGCCGTGAGCACGGCATTCCCGTCATTGCACTCCAGACCCTCACGAAAGGCAGCGATGCCGACGCGCCGAACCATCTCGAGTCGGCGATGAAGGCCATATCCGCCTCGCTCGTTCCCCTCGCGTCGGGAGCCTCCGCACTTCGATGA
- a CDS encoding indolepyruvate oxidoreductase subunit beta, translating into MTITNILLCGVGGQGTLLASNLLAECAMEAGFDVKKSEVHGMAQRGGSVVSHVRFGPAIHSPLIRRGEADILLAFEQLEALRWGEFLKPGGIVLMNTQKILPMSVSAGDGVYPSGIADSIKAFPANVSAVDALGAAQSLGNPKCLNVVLLGVLAKRLPMIGREIWQDGLKKRIPAKLLDLNVKAFEAGWNLSA; encoded by the coding sequence ATGACGATCACGAACATTCTGCTCTGCGGCGTCGGCGGCCAGGGGACCCTGCTGGCCAGCAATCTGCTGGCCGAATGCGCCATGGAAGCCGGCTTCGACGTGAAGAAATCCGAGGTCCACGGCATGGCCCAGCGCGGCGGCAGCGTCGTCAGCCATGTCCGGTTCGGGCCGGCGATCCATTCGCCCCTGATCAGACGCGGCGAGGCCGACATCCTGCTCGCGTTCGAGCAGCTCGAGGCCCTGCGCTGGGGTGAGTTTCTCAAGCCCGGCGGCATCGTGCTGATGAACACCCAAAAAATCCTTCCGATGTCGGTTTCGGCCGGTGACGGCGTGTACCCGTCCGGCATCGCCGACAGCATCAAGGCGTTCCCCGCCAATGTTTCCGCCGTCGACGCCCTCGGGGCCGCCCAGTCGCTCGGAAATCCGAAATGCCTGAACGTCGTCCTGCTCGGCGTCCTCGCGAAGCGTCTCCCGATGATCGGCCGGGAAATCTGGCAGGATGGCCTGAAGAAGCGCATCCCCGCGAAGCTGCTCGACCTGAACGTCAAGGCGTTCGAAGCCGGATGGAACCTTTCGGCATGA
- the iorA gene encoding indolepyruvate ferredoxin oxidoreductase subunit alpha, protein MKTGSRERAFLSGNAAIARGAWEAGVRFAAAYPGTPSTEILEFCGGYDEIDAQWSVNEKTAMETAIGAAYGGARTICAQKHVGLNVAADPLFTVAYTGVNAGLVIVTADDPGMHSSQNEQDNRHYARAAKLPLFEPSTSQEAHDMTIAAYALSEEHDTPVMLRTTTRISHSEGIVELGPRTEAPAREFVRDMAKYCVLPHNARRLHVKVEERMAKLAAWGANCPWNRIEAGDPEIGIITSGISYTHAREVFPNASYLKLGFTNPLPVELVRKFAATVKKVIVIEENEPIIEEQVRALGVACIGKDRIPICGELNPDILHESLSEFVAAKPPARVKQPVVAIPQRPPVLCPGCPHRGVFFILRKLDCTVTGDIGCYSLGAFPPHNAMHTIVCMGASVTNALGIEKAMKEKIHGKLVAVLGESTFMHSGITGLLDTVYNQGRHLTMVLDNSITAMTGHQPNPASGTTLKGKPTKALDLKKMCEATGVSSVVDVDPFDLKTLEEQIKAALAKDEPTVIITRRPCILLKGYKPERHIVSIDRAKCVKCGQCWKLGCPAIERDPADGKTLINATLCVHCGLCAKTCRPGAITQAKGA, encoded by the coding sequence ATGAAGACTGGTTCCAGGGAAAGGGCCTTCCTGTCGGGAAACGCCGCCATCGCGCGCGGCGCATGGGAGGCGGGCGTGCGGTTCGCCGCGGCCTATCCCGGCACGCCGTCGACAGAGATTCTCGAATTCTGCGGCGGATACGACGAGATCGACGCCCAATGGTCTGTCAACGAGAAGACGGCCATGGAAACGGCGATCGGGGCAGCGTATGGCGGGGCCCGCACGATCTGCGCCCAGAAGCACGTCGGCCTGAACGTCGCCGCCGACCCGCTGTTCACGGTCGCCTACACCGGCGTCAACGCGGGACTCGTCATCGTCACGGCGGACGATCCCGGCATGCACAGCTCGCAGAACGAGCAGGACAACCGGCATTACGCGCGCGCGGCCAAGCTCCCGCTGTTCGAGCCGAGCACGAGCCAGGAAGCGCACGACATGACGATCGCCGCGTATGCGCTTTCCGAAGAACATGACACGCCGGTGATGCTGCGCACCACCACCCGCATCTCGCATTCCGAGGGCATTGTCGAGCTCGGCCCGCGAACCGAGGCCCCGGCCCGTGAGTTCGTACGCGACATGGCCAAATACTGCGTCCTGCCGCATAACGCCCGCCGTCTCCATGTGAAGGTGGAGGAGCGGATGGCGAAGCTGGCGGCGTGGGGCGCGAACTGTCCCTGGAACCGCATCGAAGCGGGCGATCCGGAGATCGGCATCATCACCTCGGGCATCAGCTACACGCACGCCCGCGAGGTGTTCCCGAACGCATCGTATTTGAAACTCGGCTTCACGAACCCCCTCCCCGTCGAACTCGTGCGGAAGTTCGCGGCCACGGTTAAAAAAGTTATCGTTATAGAAGAGAACGAGCCGATCATCGAGGAGCAGGTCCGGGCGCTCGGCGTCGCCTGCATCGGCAAGGATCGCATCCCGATCTGCGGCGAGCTGAATCCCGATATCCTCCATGAGTCGCTTTCCGAGTTCGTCGCGGCGAAACCGCCGGCACGCGTGAAACAGCCCGTGGTCGCGATTCCCCAGCGGCCGCCGGTCCTCTGCCCGGGCTGCCCGCACCGCGGCGTGTTTTTCATTCTTCGGAAACTGGACTGCACGGTCACCGGCGACATCGGTTGCTACAGCCTCGGCGCCTTTCCGCCGCACAATGCGATGCATACGATCGTCTGTATGGGCGCCTCCGTCACGAACGCGCTCGGCATCGAGAAAGCCATGAAAGAGAAGATTCACGGCAAGCTGGTGGCGGTGCTCGGCGAGTCCACCTTCATGCACTCGGGCATCACCGGTCTCCTCGACACGGTATATAACCAAGGCCGGCATCTGACAATGGTGCTGGACAATTCGATCACGGCAATGACGGGCCATCAGCCCAACCCGGCCAGCGGCACGACCCTGAAGGGCAAGCCGACCAAAGCGCTCGACTTGAAGAAGATGTGCGAGGCGACCGGCGTCTCCTCCGTCGTCGACGTCGACCCGTTCGACCTGAAAACGCTCGAGGAACAGATCAAGGCGGCGCTCGCGAAAGACGAACCGACGGTCATCATCACCCGCCGCCCCTGCATTCTGCTCAAGGGCTACAAGCCCGAACGGCATATCGTTTCGATCGACCGCGCGAAGTGCGTCAAGTGCGGCCAGTGCTGGAAGCTCGGCTGCCCGGCCATCGAGCGCGACCCCGCCGACGGCAAGACCCTCATCAACGCGACGCTGTGCGTGCACTGCGGCCTGTGCGCCAAAACCTGCAGGCCCGGCGCGATCACACAGGCGAAAGGAGCCTGA